aaaagaaaagaaagaaacctgaccAAAATGATGAGCCCAGTGATGGCACAGAGGCTAGCACAGCTAAGTGAGTCCtgggccagtctggtgtacacagtaagttccaggatagccaatgctacatagagaaaccttgtctcaaaaacaacaagcactgggtggtggtggtgcacgcctttaatcccagcacttggaaggcagaggcaggcggatttctgagtatgaggctagcctggtctacagcgtgagttccaggacagccagggctatacagagaaaccctgtctcaaaaacaaacaaactaactaactaacaaacaagcaaacagtgaTGAGCCCTTTCTATAAAATtttatgggctagagagatggctcagcaattaagagcactgactactcttccagaggtcctgagttcaattcccagcatccacttgggtggctcacaaccatctgtactgggttCAATGCCcccttcttgtgtgtctgaagacagcaacagtgtactcacatacattaaataaatattaaagttttatgtTACAAGGCTAGGTATGTTAGTGTATGCCTTTATTAATCCTATGACATGGGTGGCAGAGGCatacagatttctgtgagtttgaggctagcatggtctacatagcaaattcctggctagccagggctatatagcaagacacTGGctaaaatacacagacacacattcccGCCTGTGGACCCTAGCTTTAAAAGGTCACATTGTAGAGTTGCAGAGAACTATTGAAGAGTTTGAGGCCTTGATGAGACTAATGGCAGAAGGTGAGGTAGGGGTGCCTAGAGATCCCACGTCAGTGGTAAGGTCAGAGTCTGGATGAAGAAGACAGCAGGGGAGAAGTAGACTCAGAGTGGTGAGGTAAATGTTGAGAGAAAGTGGAGGGCAGAGGCTCCTGGTCACGTGACGTAAGGGAGGGCAGACAGCATGCTGAGGACTGAAGTGGCAGCGGAGATAGATGATACTGGAGACTGGAGTCCTTTCTAGAGACTCTGATCTTGGAAGAACCCACCCACCCCTTCACCTTGCCTCACCTTTCCCCCCTTGGACCAAATGGTTTTGGAAAGATCCCTTGTGCTTTCTTTACTGTTCAAGTACAGGCTCAAGTGTTCTCTCTAGTTCAAGTGTTCTTTCCCTAGACACAGGGAACTGACAGTTGGTATCTGTCCCTCTGCAGGGCCCCTGGAATTGTTTGACGCCTGGCTTTCTGAGTTCTGcttggaggagaagaaaggggagatcTCAGAGCTCCTTGTGGGCAGCCCCTCCATCCGAGCCCTCTATACCAAGATGGTGAGGATCCCGCTGGCAGAAGCTCAGCTCCGAGCCTGAGTTGTGGGGAAGTGGGAAGGACGTGTAATGGGAGACCCTGTACAGCCCAATGGGCTGTGCTGAGCCAAGAAACTGCCAGAGAGAGGCTAGTTTACCAGCTTCTGGCAGACAGAGAATGGTGAGAGAAAGACCAGCCAACTGGTATAGGGGTACTGTTCTCCTTCCTTGGCTGAAGTTTGGCCCAGAAGATGGGTTTGGTTGGAATTAAAGTGGGGTAGAAGGGCTCTGACTAAGCCACGTCCTGTGTCTAGACTGCAGGAATGGCTGAGAGCAGACTAGTAACGACCCCATTCATCCTGCCCAAATTGTCAcctctattttcctttccctccaggTTCCAGCAGCTGTTTCCCATTCGGAATTCTGGCATCGGTATTTCTATAAAGTCCACCAGCTTGAACAGGTATGCTAGGCTCACCCAGGAAGACCACCCTACCCTCCCAGCCCTGGGGGAAGCAGGCTGAATTTTTGTCAAGACAAGGAAGAGTTGAAGATTATAGTCCTTTCTGGAGTTGCCAAGGGCTCTAGGGTCAGGCCTGAGAGGAGGGTACCCGAGCCTCCTGGTCATTACTCTCTCACCCTCAGGAGCAGGCCCGGAGGGATGCCCTGAAGCAGCGGGCAGACCAGAGTCTCTCTGAAGAGCCtggctgggaggaagaagaaggtaaGAGGCAGTGAAATGAGATGCTGACAAACGCGCCTGTGGTACTCTAGGCCTGCAGAGACATGGCATCCCTGGGGAAAGCCAGCGTGAAACAGTGTAGGAGCGAACAGTCAGAAATGACAAGCAGCCTGTCACACAGGGCTCATGGGACCCGGAGTGGGTACAGAAGTCACGTCACACGTGAACCTGCTGTGTTACTGTGTTACATAGTTACTGAGGAACCCGCTAAACATTTAGAGCCCTCCCCCCGCACCCTTCTACGTGAGCCTGCAGGATTGCTGTTCAACAGCCTGGCCCTcaagaggcagatctctgtgaattggaggccaccttggtctacatagagaggtctaggtcagccaaggttacataaagagactatctcaaaacaacatttaaaagaagagagaagacaagacTGTGGCTCAGGATGTGTTAAATATTTACACTGTATGTCCGGCTTCCATTAAGAGCTTCCTGTGTGGTTAGCCCTTAGCAGAAGCCATTGTCCTTCTCACTGAGGTAGCAGATTGAGTGTTGACTGCAGTGAGATGAGTCTGGCCCAAACCCAGAGCAGACCGTCTTCCAGGCCTGTCTCAGGCTGTGAGTCACAGTCCAGCGTGGCCACTGTATGTGTGCCACTGACTATCAGGGATGTCTCCCTGGGCTAGAGTAGCCGTGAGGGACACAGGCTAGCCTTCATCATGGTAAACATGACAGGATGTGCATGTTTCAAGGCTGCTTGGGGCTGACTGAAATTACACGGCCTCTTTTCTGACCTGTCTTTCCAGAGGAGCTTGAAGGCATTGCACCCTCTCCAAAAGAGGCAAAGATTGCAAAAGAGACCAAAACCACTGCATCCCCTGAAGATGAGCCTGCTCCCCGGAGCCCTTGTGAGGAGGTTCCAGTGGAGCCCCCTGCAGAGGCCACCCCATCGGAGAGCAGCGAGAGCATCTCCCTCGTGACCCAGATTGCCACCCCCGCAGCTGAGCTACCTAAAGacctgtcccaaaagctgtttgAGGCGTCTTTGGAAGAACAGAGTCTGGCTGAGGATGAGGGTGAAactggacccccacccccacttccctccAAGCCTCTAACCCCTGCAGGCCGAGCCAGTGGCTCAGAACCCAGGCCTCCAGCTAGAGTAGAGACCCTGAGAGAGGAGGTGCCCACAGACTTAAGAGTGTTCGAGCTGAACTCAGATAGTGGGAAGTCTACACCCTCCAACAATGGCAAGAAAGGTAGGTCTGAAGGTCTGAGTGCAAGCGGATGGATGAGCGGGGCAAGCAAGAGCTGCCACCATGGGCGTAGATGTATCTGTGTCCTCTAAGCAGATCCTGGGAGCAGACAACCTTCATTTGTGATCATGGAGGGTAGCTACAAACATATTACCGTATTTATTAGCTAACATTTACCTTGTCACTGAATGAAGGATGATGCATTTGGAAATTGTTGGGGTCTTTTTGTTTGCCAtggttttggctttgttgttgtgGAGTGTTTtagggggtgttttgttttgttttttactctgtataccatgtgcatgcagtgcccacagagtcaGGAGAGGGTGTTAGATGTCAGTGTAGGTGTTGTGACTCAagcccaggtcctttgtaagagcagcctgTTAGTAACTTCTCAGTCGTGTCTCTAGCCTCTggctttggctttttgtttgtttgttttgttttttgttattgttgggtttttttttttttttttttNNNNNNNNNNNNNNNNNNNNNNNNNNNNNNNNNNNNNNNNNNNNNNNNNNNNNNNNNNNNNNNNNNNNNNNNNNNNNNNNNNNNNNNNNNNNNNNNNNNNNNNNNNNNNNNNNNNNNNNNNNNNNNNNNNNNNNNNNNNNNNNNNNNNNNNNNNNNNNNNNNNNNNNNNNNNNNNNNNNNNNNNNNNNNNNNNNNNNNNNNNNNNNNNNNNNNNNNNNNNNNNNNNNNNNNNNNNNNNNNNNNNNNNNNNNNNNNNNNNNNNNNNNNNNNNNNNNNNNNNNNNNNNNNNNNNNNNNNNNNNNNNNNNNNNNNNNNNNNNNNNNNNNNNNNNNNNNNNNNNNNNNNNNNNNNNNNNNNNNNNNNNNNNNNNNNNNNNNNNNNNNNNNNNNNNNNNNNNNNNNNNNNNNNNNNNNNNNNNNNNNNNNNNNNNNNNNNNNNNNNNNNNNNNNNNNNNNNNNNNNNNNNNNNNNNNNNNNNNNNNNNNNNNNNNNNNNNNNNNNNNNNNNNNNNNNNNNNNNNNNNNNNNNNNNNNNNNNNNNNNNNNNNNNNNgagcagtcgggtgctcttacccactgagccatctcaccagccccctgtcaCATGGTTTTAATGTTTGCCTATTCACAAACCTCGGGGTCCATATTCTCCTcagtttacagatgagaaaagtgTTGTCTAGAAATGTTAAGTAACTGTTTAAAATTGCTATGACAGAGAAGTGGGAAGCTAGCTTCAGACTCGGGTTATGTTGGCCTGCAGTCTGTGATCATGCCTTACCTTACTTTACACTTGGCCCATTTGTAGCCTTTTAAACTATTCAGCTTTGCCCTTATTGGGGGTTCCTGTGGTGTTGATGTTAGAGTTCTTCTACCTGTGGAGTCCTGGGGAAGTCAGCTCTCTAAGCCTTTTATTGTGAACCATGGAGACACACCTTGGACCTAGCCTGGGGGGTGAAGTGGATGCCCATGGGCCTCAGGTGAGCCCGGTCCAACAGAAGGGCTTTAGCT
Above is a window of Mus pahari chromosome 6, PAHARI_EIJ_v1.1, whole genome shotgun sequence DNA encoding:
- the Bsdc1 gene encoding BSD domain-containing protein 1; this encodes MAEGEDVGWWRSWLQQSYQAVKEKSTEALEFMKRDLTEFTQVVQHDTACTIAATASVVKEKLATEGSSGATEKVKKGLSDFLGVISDTFAPSPDKTIDCDVITLMGTPSGTAEPYDGTKARLYSLQSDPATYCNEPDGPLELFDAWLSEFCLEEKKGEISELLVGSPSIRALYTKMVPAAVSHSEFWHRYFYKVHQLEQEQARRDALKQRADQSLSEEPGWEEEEEELEGIAPSPKEAKIAKETKTTASPEDEPAPRSPCEEVPVEPPAEATPSESSESISLVTQIATPAAELPKDLSQKLFEASLEEQSLAEDEGETGPPPPLPSKPLTPAGRASGSEPRPPARVETLREEVPTDLRVFELNSDSGKSTPSNNGKKGSSTDISEDWEKDFDLDMTEEEVQMALSKVDASGELEDVEWEDWE